In a genomic window of Flavobacterium lipolyticum:
- a CDS encoding NAD(P)/FAD-dependent oxidoreductase yields the protein MRDKNKYDVIIIGGSYSGLSAAMSLGRSLRQVLVIDSGLPCNRQTPYSHNFITQDGEKPAVISAKALIQVDFYDTVHFYNGLAIRAIQTKDGFEIKTESGKVFISKKLLFATGIKDLLPQMEGFSECWGISILHCPYCHGYEVKKEKTAIIANGDIGFEYAKLISNWTEDLRVLTNGKSAFTTAQSQILLQHKIKVMEDEIAAVKQENGNIQQLIFKSQATIEVKAIYFRAPFEQHCPLPEALGCELTEQGLLKVDAFQKTTIPGVFASGDCHIQARSVAMAVSSGSFAGASINKELIDESFLG from the coding sequence GTGAGAGATAAAAATAAATACGATGTTATAATTATTGGCGGCAGTTATAGCGGGCTTTCGGCAGCGATGAGTCTGGGGCGTTCTTTGCGACAGGTTTTGGTGATAGACAGTGGTTTGCCCTGTAACCGACAAACGCCTTATTCGCATAATTTTATCACACAGGATGGTGAAAAACCTGCCGTTATTTCGGCGAAAGCTTTAATTCAGGTTGATTTTTACGATACCGTTCATTTTTATAACGGATTAGCGATTCGGGCAATTCAAACAAAAGATGGATTTGAAATCAAAACAGAATCCGGAAAAGTGTTCATTTCTAAAAAGTTATTGTTCGCAACCGGAATAAAAGATTTACTACCCCAAATGGAAGGTTTTAGCGAATGCTGGGGAATTTCGATATTGCATTGTCCGTATTGTCACGGTTATGAAGTCAAAAAGGAAAAAACAGCGATTATCGCTAATGGTGATATAGGGTTTGAATATGCTAAACTCATTTCGAACTGGACGGAGGATTTAAGAGTCTTAACGAACGGAAAATCAGCTTTTACCACAGCGCAATCTCAAATTTTACTACAACATAAAATTAAGGTTATGGAAGATGAAATTGCTGCCGTAAAACAGGAAAATGGAAATATTCAGCAGCTTATTTTCAAAAGTCAAGCTACAATTGAAGTAAAAGCTATTTATTTCAGAGCGCCTTTTGAGCAACATTGCCCACTTCCGGAAGCTTTAGGCTGTGAATTGACAGAACAAGGTTTGTTGAAAGTAGATGCGTTTCAAAAAACAACAATTCCCGGAGTTTTTGCCAGTGGTGATTGTCATATTCAGGCGCGATCTGTTGCTATGGCTGTTTCTTCAGGATCTTTTGCCGGGGCTTCGATTAATAAAGAACTGATTGATGAGTCATTTTTAGGTTAA
- a CDS encoding GTP-binding protein, protein MKKLPVTVLSGFLGAGKTTLLNHILHNKENLKVAVIVNDMSEVNIDAQLVKKEHTLSRTEEKLVEMTNGCICCTLREDLMLEVEKLAKESRFDYLLIESTGISEPIPVAQTFSFVNEEENIDLSRFSYIDTMVTVVDSFNFFKDFGSAKTLREENLSDLENDNRTIVNLLVDQVEFANVIILNKTDLVSIRSLEFLRASIQKLNPVAKIITSVSGKVNPNEIMNTGLFNYEEAENSAGWIRELEGIHTPETEEYGISSFVFRDPRPFHPNRLWNFFTSDFPANIIRSKGLLWMASRPEQAINWSQSGGSMKAEGAGVWWASMPLSERMTFNNFVEFQDIIEERWTSNFGDRLNELVFIGQKIKETEILKELEKCLCTNDEIVDYQDGFFPKKDLFPIPRTS, encoded by the coding sequence ATGAAAAAACTACCCGTAACCGTTTTAAGCGGATTTCTTGGCGCAGGAAAAACAACTCTTCTCAATCATATTCTTCACAACAAAGAAAACCTTAAAGTTGCTGTTATCGTAAATGATATGAGTGAAGTTAATATAGACGCGCAGCTCGTGAAGAAGGAGCATACCTTGTCCAGAACCGAAGAAAAACTGGTTGAAATGACGAATGGCTGTATTTGCTGCACCTTGCGGGAAGATTTAATGCTTGAAGTCGAAAAACTGGCCAAAGAAAGCAGGTTTGATTATTTGCTTATCGAAAGTACAGGTATCAGCGAACCCATTCCGGTAGCCCAGACTTTCTCTTTTGTGAACGAAGAGGAAAATATTGACTTGTCCAGATTCAGTTACATCGATACCATGGTGACCGTTGTAGATAGTTTTAACTTTTTTAAAGATTTTGGTTCGGCCAAAACACTGCGGGAGGAAAACTTATCCGATCTTGAAAATGACAATAGAACGATCGTCAACCTTCTGGTAGATCAGGTAGAATTTGCTAATGTTATCATTTTGAATAAAACGGATCTCGTTAGTATCAGATCATTAGAATTTTTGAGAGCTTCTATTCAAAAGCTAAATCCTGTGGCGAAAATAATCACTTCGGTTTCAGGCAAAGTAAATCCAAACGAAATTATGAACACCGGATTATTCAATTATGAAGAAGCCGAAAATTCAGCGGGTTGGATTCGGGAATTAGAAGGTATTCATACACCTGAAACTGAAGAATATGGAATTAGTTCTTTTGTATTTCGAGATCCCAGACCTTTTCATCCCAATCGGTTGTGGAATTTTTTTACATCCGATTTTCCCGCCAACATCATTCGAAGTAAAGGACTGCTGTGGATGGCATCCCGACCGGAACAAGCGATAAACTGGAGCCAGTCCGGTGGATCAATGAAAGCCGAAGGAGCCGGAGTCTGGTGGGCAAGTATGCCGCTAAGCGAACGAATGACCTTTAATAATTTTGTTGAATTTCAGGATATTATAGAAGAACGATGGACTTCTAATTTCGGCGACAGACTCAATGAACTTGTTTTTATTGGTCAGAAAATAAAAGAAACAGAAATCCTGAAAGAGCTTGAAAAGTGCCTTTGTACAAATGATGAAATTGTAGATTATCAGGACGGATTTTTCCCGAAGAAAGATCTATTTCCCATACCAAGAACTTCTTAA
- a CDS encoding MerC family mercury resistance protein — protein sequence MKKTTTPFYDILGISSAAICLVHCLIFPLLTILPLGISHNPFIDLTFALIGLIAILKIIKKSSLLVATTLILSISLIWISILSEMILDIHLDLIFIGGIGMIIGHLLNYKKHKHI from the coding sequence ATGAAGAAAACAACGACGCCTTTTTACGATATATTAGGAATCTCAAGTGCTGCCATTTGTCTGGTTCATTGTCTGATATTTCCGCTACTTACTATTTTGCCTTTGGGTATTAGTCATAATCCATTTATCGATTTGACCTTTGCCTTAATAGGTTTAATTGCAATCCTCAAAATTATTAAAAAATCAAGTCTTTTAGTCGCTACAACTTTGATTTTATCGATATCTCTGATTTGGATCAGTATTTTGAGTGAAATGATACTGGATATTCATTTGGATCTGATTTTTATTGGCGGGATCGGAATGATTATCGGACATCTTCTAAATTATAAAAAACACAAACACATTTAG
- a CDS encoding Fur family transcriptional regulator yields the protein MKTTRNTAAKTAVLEIFDKSKTALSHTEIHKQIDDLCDRVTVYRILDRLVNEDIVHKIVNLDGTVKYAKCHHHAQRVHIHNHAHFSCEKCLEVTCLENVKPSYIIPHNYKVNEINFTLSGLCPNCLNSNN from the coding sequence ATGAAAACAACAAGAAATACAGCAGCAAAGACAGCGGTTTTAGAGATTTTTGACAAATCTAAAACAGCCTTGTCCCACACCGAAATTCACAAACAGATTGATGATTTGTGTGACCGTGTGACCGTTTACAGAATATTAGACCGGTTAGTAAATGAAGATATCGTTCATAAAATTGTGAATCTTGACGGTACCGTAAAGTATGCCAAATGCCATCATCATGCTCAAAGAGTACACATTCACAACCACGCTCATTTTAGCTGTGAAAAATGTCTCGAGGTCACTTGTCTGGAAAATGTAAAACCTAGCTACATTATTCCGCACAATTATAAAGTAAATGAGATAAACTTCACCTTGTCAGGATTGTGTCCGAACTGTTTGAATTCAAACAATTAA